A single window of Betaproteobacteria bacterium DNA harbors:
- a CDS encoding IclR family transcriptional regulator translates to MQTTTPQSKTAQAKSGSRVKPAGRAPRGGIAPPGRTVQSLERAFSILESIAGSNQPLSLADLSRATGLHTSTTFHLIKTLIVLGYVIQDEARRYRIGPRLFMQAAGAFNEVELVNLAMPHLKRLAEETGETTHLAVRADAGIAVIAKVDARSSIRSSERVGIVRPAYCTAIGKVLLSALPKEDLDAYLRSGPYEAYTPKTITTPAALREEIKRVAAAGTAYDDAEFNHELRCIAAPVRNFTQQTIAAFGISGPVWRVTLKDMQRLSTRVASIADDLSRDLGYRAQAKKPAIPRNRSKRVRS, encoded by the coding sequence ATGCAGACGACCACGCCCCAGAGCAAAACAGCGCAGGCAAAAAGCGGTTCCCGCGTGAAGCCGGCGGGCAGAGCGCCACGTGGAGGCATCGCGCCGCCCGGGCGCACGGTGCAATCCCTCGAACGCGCCTTCTCCATTCTCGAATCGATCGCGGGCAGCAATCAGCCACTGAGCCTGGCCGACCTCAGTCGCGCAACCGGCCTGCACACCAGCACGACTTTCCATCTGATCAAGACGCTGATCGTGCTCGGCTACGTCATCCAGGACGAGGCGAGGCGTTATCGCATCGGACCCCGGCTGTTCATGCAGGCGGCCGGCGCCTTCAACGAGGTCGAACTCGTGAACCTGGCCATGCCACACCTGAAGCGCCTCGCGGAAGAAACCGGGGAAACGACCCATCTCGCGGTCAGGGCGGATGCAGGTATCGCGGTCATCGCCAAGGTCGATGCGCGTTCTTCCATTCGCAGCAGCGAGCGCGTCGGCATCGTGCGCCCGGCATACTGCACTGCCATCGGCAAGGTGCTCCTGAGCGCGCTTCCGAAAGAGGATCTCGACGCCTATCTGCGCAGCGGACCGTACGAAGCCTACACGCCGAAGACGATCACCACGCCGGCCGCGTTGCGGGAGGAGATCAAACGCGTCGCGGCGGCCGGCACGGCTTACGACGATGCGGAGTTCAACCATGAATTGCGCTGCATCGCGGCGCCGGTACGCAATTTCACGCAACAGACCATCGCAGCATTCGGCATCTCCGGGCCGGTATGGCGTGTGACCCTGAAAGACATGCAACGATTGAGCACGCGCGTTGCCTCCATCGCCGACGACCTCTCGCGTGATCTCGGCTACCGCGCGCAAGCGAAAAAACCCGCCATCCCGCGCAACCGCAGCAAGCGCGTTAGATCCTGA